Below is a window of Thermodesulfobacteriota bacterium DNA.
GATTTCTTCCTTTTTCCTTCTTCGGGAGGTGTAAAAGAGCGGATTTATGGCACTTTCTACTATAATTTTCCTTAGGCTTTCGCCTTCGGCGAGTCTAGTTATTATGGAATTAACTCTTCTATCGCCTCTCGCAAAGACCCCTTGTATAAAGCTATACTTTACGGACTCATGGGTAAAGAAAGTCCCCCCGAGCTTGCCTAATTTCTTCTTTAACCACCTTATCTTCTCTTCTAATGAATCTACGGTTTCCATCTCAGCCCATTGGAGCGGGGTTTTCGCCTTTGGTACGAAAGGGCTTATGTGGACCGTAAGCTTACTTATGGATTTTTTAGGTGCCATCTTTTTTACCATGGTGTGCTTGACTCTCTTTACAAGATCAAAGATAGCCTCAATGTCCTCTTTCTTTTCTCCCGGAAGACCGATCATAAAGTAGAGTTTTAAGTTGAAATTTCCAATTTCCAGAATCTCTTCAACTCTTTTCAATATCTCTTCGTCGGAAAGAGGCTTTCCTAAGGCCTTCCTAAGACTGTATGATCCAGCCTCAAGTCCGAAAGTTAGGGTTTTTACGTCGTCCTTTATGTTCTCGATAACGTCTTTTGCTACTTTGTCGATTCGCAGAGAGGGTAGATGCACCTTCTTGCCCTGGGCTTTAAGTTGGGAAATCATCGATGAAAGATCAGGAAGAAAAGACAATCCCCCTCCTATTATTCCTATGTCTTTAAACTTTTGCTTACTAGCTAGAAGAGCTACATTTTTGTCAGCCCTGAATCTATACACGTTGCCCATGAGGCAGAACCTGCACCGGGATGGGCATCCGCGCGTACCTTCAATCATGTACATCTCTGCGAATTCAGTACTGTCAGATACTATTGCAGAATGAGCAAGGTCGACTCCTCGGTGGTATTTGACTTGAATTCTAAAACCATGGGGGGTGAAAGAATCAATCGTGCCATCTTTTGCATATTTAACGTCAAGGGATGACGGATTGTAAACCCATGGAAAGGACGAAAGCTCCTCTATAATTGTCTTTCTTTTTTTACCCCTCACTTTTAGGTAGAGATCCATAAATTCAACGATTGTGGCTTCCACATCTCCAAGGATAAAGAGATCGAAAAAATCGCTTACAGGCTCAGGATTCGCAATAATTGTGATGCCTCCTCCGACGATTATCGGTTCATCTTCTTTTCTCTCTTTCCTTCTCAAAGAGATCCCAGAATCCTTAAGGATTGATACGATGTTTATGTAGTTCAGTTCGTAAGAGATACTGAAAAAGAGTATTTCGAAAGAGTTAAGTTTCCGTTTGGTCTCGACCGAGAGAATATCTCCTTTTTTTTCGAAAAAAGCCCTTTCACATACAACCTCATCGAAATTGTTAAGGGTCTCATAAAGGGCATGTATTGCGAGGTTCGACATCCCAGTAAAATACGAATCCGGGTACACCACACATACTGGGACTTTTGCCCTCCATTTTTTTAAGATTAACCCACTCTCCTCCACTTCCAGTTCGATGAGTATCAGTCAGCCTGCTTTCTCATAAAAGTCGGTATATCGTAGGTTTCATCAGTAAAATCGGTAATCTTCGTTTTCTTTTTTATCTCCGGATAGTTTACCCTCACGTTTTTCCTAATAAAAGGGGGTAGATCGTCCTGGTTAAAGAGTACGGCATGCTTTATCTTTTCTTTCAGTTCGTCTTTTACTTGCATTTTCTCTTCAAATCCGGTGGCAATGACTGTTATTCTTATTCTGTCCTCCATACTATCATCGAAGACAAGACCCCAAATCACCTTTGCTTCTGGATGTGCCTGTTCCTGGATCATGGAAGAAGCTTCGTTTATTTCGTAGAGCGTCATGTCCTTGCTTCCAGTTATGTTTATAAGGACACCTCGGGCCCCATTAATCGATATGTCTTCTAGTAATGGACTGTAAATCGCTTTTTGAGCCGCTTCTTTTGCCCTGTTCTCCCCCTGCGCCTCTCCAACCCCCATAATTGCCATTCCCTTTTCTGACATTATGGTCCTTACATCTGCAAAATCCACAACTATATGTCCCGAACCTACTATGAGATCTGAGATGCTGCGTACTGCGTTCATGAGAACCTCATCGGCCTTATAGAAGGCCTGTATTATCGACATATGCTTTCCTCCTATGGCCATAAGCCTCTGATTCGGAATAGTTATAAGCGAATCAACCCTCTGTTTTAGCTCTATCACACCTTTTTCAGCCTGTTGCATTCTTATCTGTCCCTCAAATGCGAATGGCTTCGTCACTATTGCGACTGTAAGAGCGCCAAGCTCTTTGGCCACTTCCGCTATCACAGGAGAAGCCCCTGTCCCCGTACCTCCACCGAGACCGCAGGTTATAAAAATCATATCAGCACCTTTTAGATGCTCCGTGATTGTGTCTATGTCTTCAAGTGCCGCCTTCCTGCCGACTTCCGGGTCAGCACCAGCACCGAGTCCTCTCGTAAGTTTAGAGCCGATCTGGATCTTTATAGGGGCCTTACAGAGACTCAATGACTTAAGATCGGTATTTACAGCGATGAACTCTACCCCCTTGATTTTAGCCTCCACCATGTTGTTTAAGGCATTACAGCCTCCGCCTCCTACCCCAACTACTTTCAAATTCGCAGAGAAACCGTGACTCTCATCTAGATAAAAGGCCTTGCCCATTCTCTCTCCTCCTTTAAAATGTTTCTATAAACCATCTCTTCATTCGACTTAGGATGTTTTTCGTTTCCATGAGGTATCTTGGGCCACTCTTTCTTTTTTTGCCCTTTGATAAAAGCTGCCTATATCCGTAAAGTACAAGCCCAACTCCTGTGGAATAGATTGGATTATTTATCACATCCACGAGACCACCTACCCCCTGTGGATAGCCTATCCTCACTGGCATATCATTAAAGACGTTTTCAAAAAGCTCGGCGATCCCTTCCAGATTAGAAGTCCCACCTGTAAGGACAGCACCAGAGGCGAGTACTTTCTCGGTGCCTGATTTTTTAATCTCTTCGTAAATCATTCGACCTATTTCTTCCACTCTTGGTTCTATTATGTCGGCCAAGGTCTTCCTCATAAGAACTCTCGGTTTTCTTCCGCCCACACTTGGAACTTCAATCGTCTCATTAGTTCCCACAAGAGCTGAAAAAGCACAACCGTATTTTTTCTTTATCTTTTCAGCCTCTTCTAGGGGTGTTCTTAATCCTATCGCTATGTCGTTTGTTATGTTGCTCCCTCCAAATGGGATTATGGATGTGTAACGGATACTACCATTTGCGAATATGGCGATATCGCTAGTTCCCCCACCGATGTCTATTAGGGCTACTCCTATCTCCTTCTCCTCCGGACTCAAAGTTGCTTCCGATGATGCAAGTTGACCGAGAATTATATCTTCCACTTCCAGTCCTGCCACTCTCAAACATTTAAGTACATTCTGGACCGCTGACACACTTCCCGTTATGATATGTACTTTCACCTCCAACCTTACCCCTTGTATGCCTAGGGGGTCTTTTATTCCATCTTGATCGTCCACAATGTACTCTTGAGGAATCACGTGGAGGATCTGTCTGTCAGCCGGGATAGCTACTGCTTTTGCGGCATCTATAGCCCTCACTATGTCATCCTCTCGCACCTCCTTGTCTCTTATTGCAACAACCCCGTTGCTGTTGAAACTCTTTATGTGCGATCCACCTATCGATGCGACACAATGGGTTATTTTTATTCCGGCCATAAGTTCGGCTTCATGTACCGCTTTCTTAATCGAGTTTATGGTGCTGTCCATGTTGACTACAACCCCCTTCCTCAAACCGGATGATGGGTGGGAACCGATACCTACTATGTTGAGTTTTTCGTCTGAGACTTTGGATACAATGACGCATATCTTAGTTGTACCGATATCCACACCCACAATCACATCGTCTTCCCTAACCATCATCCCTCCCCTCTTTCCCGGATGATCGCCCCTTTTTCAAAACGAGCATCTATGCATTTTATAAGGACACCTCTTCTTTTCGCATCTTCCATGACTTTAAGCGCCTTCTTTAACCTTTTTTCAAAATCCTCTCGCCCTAGCAGAATCTCAACGCTATCTGTTGTTACAACCCGGACAGCTTTCCGAGAATAGACAAGTTCAGCTATAAAATCGGATTTTACGATGTTTTGGGCTACCCATCCCTTAAGAAGGATTAACCCTTCTTTTAAATTTTCCTCATTCTCCGCGTGTATTAGTGGAAGCTTGCTCTTTTCTCTGAGCATAAGATCCCTAAATGGTCTACCCTCCTCATCGACGATTTTTACGGTTCCGTCGGGTTTAGCCCAAAGCGCTGTGGGCGATTTTTCTCTTATCGCAATGTGTAAGTAGAAAGGATAAACCCTCTTCACTTTAACTTCCGCCACGTAAGGATGGGCCATAAGTGCTTTTCTTATGGTTTGGGTGTCAAGGTTTAGGATACTTTTACCCAATTTCGGAAGGACAAGCGAGATTATCTCTTCCTCCTTTATTTGGTCACATCCTGAGACCTTTATCCCTTTGAGCCTTAAGATAGGTTCCTCTTTGATAAACAATGTAAAGACCACAGGAAATGAGATTAGAGAAACCGCAATAAAAAACGAAATATAGACCATCTTTCTCATAGCTTCAAGGAAGCCGCTAAAAGTACTTCTTCCACCAGATCTTCAAATGTACCACCAAGATGTCTCCACGCCTTTGGAACGAGCGAAGTTTCTGTCATTCCTGGGCATGTGTTCACGTCAATTACGTAAGGAGTGTCACCCTTTACGATCATGTCTATTCTCACGCACCCGGAAAGTTCAAAAATATCGTATATCTTCAAAGCGTACTCATAGGCTTTATCTTCCACATCTTTTGGCATTCCTGAAGGAATAATGTATTCTGTCATCCCAGGAGTATATTTGGCCTCGTAACTGTAAAATCCTGATTTCGGTTTTATCCTGATTGAGGGAAGTGTCTTTCCGTTTACTATGCCAATTGTGATTTCATCTCCCGAAACGTACTCTTCGATGAGGATCTTCCTATCGTACATAAATGCGGTTTTTTTTGCTCTTTCTAAGTCCTTCTCATCAAAAACGAAGGATACGCCCACGGTTGAACCCTCGTTAGCGGGTTTCACTACGCACGGAACGAAAAATTCGCACTCTTCATTCATCCTTACTATCTTGTAAGCAGGTGTCGGCACCCTTATGGCTTCGAGTAACCTCTTCATTATAGTTTTATCCATGGATATGGAAGAACCCAGTACTCCAGAACCTGTGTACGGGATTCCCATAATCTCTAGCAGGCCCTGGACCGTTCCATCTTCTCCCCATCTTCCGTGGAGGGCTATGTATGCGACCTCTATTCCTTTTTCAAGTAGTTTTTGGGGAAGGCTTTTGTCCACATCGATCGGTTCACTTTTATATCCTTTCATTTTTAGGGCAGAATCGATGGCTTTCCCGCTTCTTAGGGAGATTTCCCTCTCAGAAGACCTACCACCCATAAGCACACCTATTTTCTTTCTTTTCATTTCAATCATCGAATCCCCAAAATTCTACTTCCTCTTCTAATTCAACCCCTTCTTTTTCGTAAACCTCTTTTTTTATCTTTTCGATCAAGGACTTTACCTCATATGCCTTAGCCCTTCCCAGATTCACTATGAAATTGGCATGCTTTGTAGACACACAGGCATCTCCTACCCTAAGCCCCTTAAGATTGGCCTTTTCAATGTACGTCCACGCGGGTATCCCACGGACTGCTTTAAAAATAGACCCTGAAGATGGCATATCCATTGGATGCCTCTTTATTCGTTCGCTTAAAACCTCATCAATTACTCCAATTATTCTTTGCCTGTCTCCGTATTTGAGGCTTATCTCAGCCTCGATTATTAAAGTTTTTGAAGGAATCGATGAATACCTGTACGAAAAATTGAGGTTCCTTTTACTAAGCTTAAAGATCTCACCCGAAGCTGACATACACGTGACACTCACGATAGCGTCAGAAATGGAAACCCCAAAACTTCCTGCGTTCATCTTTATCGCCCCACCCACTGTCCCAGGGATCGAATAGAGTCTTTCGATTCCACTAAGATTCAGACTGGCCATCTTTAAGATCAGGTCCTTAAGTTGGTAGCCGGAAGAAACAAAGACCTTTATGTTATCTCCGTTTCTTCTGATCGATAAACGTCTAATCCGAGTAAGTCTTATTATGGCTCCTTGTAGTCCTTTGTCACTCACTATCACGTTAGTTCCGTTCCCAAGAATGCGCCACTCGATCCCTTCTCCGTTTAAAATTTTCAACACTTCAATAAGATCTTGAAAATCGGATGGGTATATAAGGTACCTTACCGGACCGCCGACTCGCATGGAAGTGTACTTGCTCATTTTCGCATTTTCTATTACCGTGCCTTTTATATTCCAGACCATATCTCTTTGAGTCTATCTGCCACCTTATATATGTCTCCTGCTCCTAATGTGAGAACAAGGTCACCGTCTCTTACGAATCCGAGTATTTTTTCTGTAACCTCATCCAGTGTTTCAACGTAATAAACCTCTGCTTTAGTATTCGCCTTTATACTTTCCGCCAAAGCTCTTCCAGAAACGCCCTCTATCTTTGGTTCTGATGCGGCGTAGATCTCAGTGACTAAGAGAATATCAACGCCCTCAAAGGAGGTTGAAAACTCCTTCATTAAGGCTTTCGTTCTCGTGTATCTGTGTGGTTGGAAGGCAACTATTATCCTTCCTTTACATATTTGCCTTAATGTACTTATCGTAGCCCGTATCTCAGTCGGGTGATGGCCATAATCATCAATGAGCACGATCTTTCCACTGAACCTTATTTCCATCCTTCTTTGAATCCCCTGAAAGTTCTCCAGAGCTTCTTTTATTGTTTTGAAAGGGATATCGAGTTCCAGACATGTGGCTATGGCGGCAAGACTATTTACAACATTATGGACTCCGGGCATAGAAAGTCTCACCCTGCCTATGGGTTCTCCTTTTACTATGACTGAGAAGTCTGTGTTAAAACCATCCATCACTATCTTTTCTGCTTTGACATCCGCACAATTTGAAAGCCCATACGTTACATACTTCCTTTTGAGATTTGAAAGTAAACTTCGCAGATGGATATTATCGATGCATATGACATCTAGACCGAAAAATGGAACCTTGTTGAGGAAATTTTCAAAAGCCTTTTTTATCTCCTCTATGCCGCTGTAATAGTCAAGATGTTCGAGGTCTATGTTTGTAGCAACAGCTACGACTGGCGAAAGGAGCAAAAATGAGCCATCACTTTCGTCGGCCTCCGCAACCAGAAACCTTCCCGTTCCGAGTCTTGCATTGGAACCTATGCTTTTCAATTTCCCTCCTATGACGCAGGTCGGATCATATCCTGCGTGATTAAGTATCGTTGCAATAAGAGAAGTGGTCGTGGTCTTCCCGTGAGCTCCACAAACAGCAATTCCAAACTTCATTCTCATAAGTTCGGCGAGCATCTCAGCTCTAGGAATAACTGGGATGGATAACTCCTTTGCCATTTGAATCTCCGGATTGTCCGGCCCTACAGCCGAAGAAACAACAACAACGTCCACATCTTTTACATTTTCTTTACTATGGCCATAACTTATCTTTGCTCCAAGCATTTTTAGTCTTTCTGTGAGCTCGGAAGCTTTAATATCGGATCCTGAAACCGAGTAGCCAAGGTTTATAAGAACCTCAGCTAACCCGCTCATACCGATTCCGCCTATTCCAACGAAGTGAATCTTTTTCACCTTATGAAATGTTTGGTTTTCGAATTTCATGACCCTAAACCTAGAATCTCATTAGCAATCCTTTCTTCCGCGTCATCTACATAAATCTGTCCCATTCTCTCTCCCATGGCTTTTAGGATGTCTGGATTTCTCGAAAGCTCCATAAGCTTCCTGTAAAGCACCTCCCCTGAAAGCTCACCGTCCGCAATAACGTAGGCAGCACCCAATCTTTCAACGTAAAGCGCGTTCTTTAGCTGGTGCTTACCGGCAGAATAGGGATAGGGAACCAAAATAGCGGGTTTCTTAGTACAGGCAAGCTCAAATATGGTACTCGAACCCGCTCTCGAAATGACAAGGTCGGAAAGACCCAAATAATATCCCATTTCTTCTGTGAAAGAAAAGATTTCCCCTGAGATTGAATTTTTTAAGTAAGCCTCCCTCACCCATTCTAAGTCCTCACTACCAGTCTGATGATAGATCGCGAATAGATCTCTATCATCAATGAGGGGAAGAAGCTCCACCATGGCCTGATTTATCCTTTTTGCTCCTCTACTTCCTCCAAATACCAGTATTCGAAACTTTCCGTTAGGCTTTTTGTGTGTGGCTTTCTTTATAACTTTTCTTACAGGATTGCCGGTATACTTGTAGTTCCTTATACTATATAGCTTTGCTGTTTCTTCAAAGCTCAAAAATATCTTTTTTACGCCTCTATAAAGGATTCGGTTTGCAAGCCCTAGAGTGAGGTTCTGCTCGTGCAAAAAGCAATCTACCCCTACGAGTTTGCCCGCCAATATACAAGGAAAGGAAACAAATCCACCCATTCCTAGTATGGCATTAGCCTTCTCTTTTTTTACTATCCGAAGGCAGTCTAGGATCCCCATTAAGACCTTTGTTAGCGTTTTTGCTTTTGTACCTAAATTTTTTCCCGCGAACTGACCGGTCCTTATTGTAACTAATCTGAAACCGTATTTCGGAACTATGTTCGCTTCCATTCCCTTGTCTGTGCCAAGAAAAAGTACCTCAGCACCTTTCTCTTTTAGTTTTTCAGCTATAGATATACCCGGATATATGTGACCGCCCGTTCCACCCGCGGCAATTATCACTTTCATATAAGCTCCGTTTCTCTTTTCATAATTGGTCCAGCACTAATTATGAGAATCGTAGCCAAAATATTTTTTTCCTTGAAAAGCCCGCATCCAAAACCAAGACCGGTCAAAAGAATCACGTCAAAAACAACAGAAAGCATTCCAAAAAAGAAAAGTAAGATTGCGGGATTCTCATCCTTAGTCCTTACAAAAAGGAAAAAGCTCAGACTAAAAAGACAGAAAGAGGCAAAAAAGAGAAAAACCTTTTGAGACTGAGAAAGGCTCGGCCTTTCCCCAAAAACGTTGAAGTCCCCCATCCAAAGAAAAATCCCTAAAAAAACGGCAAATAGAATGAGACACGCGAGTCTTTTTGTGCTTCCCAGAGTATAAAAATAGGCAATCCCCGCAAGACACAGAGGTTTTATAAGCGGCAGCTTGCCCACACTGAAGAGGTTTACTGCGGAACTCAGATAAACTACGATTAGCGGAAGGCACGATTTCAAAATTCCCCTTTCATCCATAAAACAACACCCCAAAAAAAGAAGAATCGAGCAGACAGAAATCGTTGCCACCGCATGGGGTACTATTGGAACCTCAAAAAGATTGGGAAAAAAAGGTAAAACTAGGCTCATCAATAGACTTAGTGCCACTACTACGTATTTTGCAAAGTAAAGGTATTTCAATCTCAATTTACTCACAAATAACGTAAACAAGGACCCAGAAAGGATAGTCAAAAGACTCTTGAGGTTTATCTGGCCTAAGTATCCATAAAGCAAAAACGCGCTTAGTATGATCAAAAGAACTTTTTTCATCATAAGGCAGAAACTATCTCTTTAAATCTATTTCCCCTATCAACGTAGTCTCTGAACATGTCAAAACTGCTGCACATGGGAGAGAAAAGAATCACATCTCCGCTTTTTGCCAATGAGTAAGCTTTTTTAACCGAAGATTCGAGATCTTTCTCCAGTAAACACGTTATAGCATGGCCAATTTCATCTAGGATCCTTTTTTTAGCTTCTCCGAATAGCACAATTGCCTTTATCTTTTCCTTTTCGGAAAGAATGGGAGTGTAACTTCCCATCTTGTCCTTTCCGCCGGCAATAAGGATAACAGGTCTTTGAATCCCTTCCAGAGCCCTCTTTGTAGCATCCACGTTCGTTGCCTTTGAGTCATTGATGAAGATCACTCCGTTTATTTCCCGGACAAGTTCTGTTCTGTGGGGAAGTCCTTTAAATCTCGAAAGACACTTTTCCACCGTCTCTCTTTTTATGCCATAAAGGTGAGCAACAAGCACAGATGCCATAATGTTTTCAGTGTTGTGAACCCCAAAAAGCGGAGAAATGGACCTAGGATATCTCTCCTCCGTCCCATTAATTTTTATTACGATCTCATCTCTTTCAAGGTAGGCACCCTGCGCAAGAAGATCCTTCGATGAAAAAAGATAGGTTCTGGCCCTTGGTCTTACTTTCAAATCCAAAGCCTTGTTTAGAACTGCCAAGTCTTCTTCCTTTTGGTTTTCAAATATACGAAGCTTCGCATTTACATAATCAGAAAAACTGGCGTATCGATCGAGGTGGTCTTCTGTGATATTGAGGAGCACACTGCACTGCGGTCGAAAGCTTTCTATGGTCTCAAGCTGAAAACTGCTAACTTCAAGTACGATGAACTTAGCGACTTTTTTTCCCGCCACGTATTCGATCAAAGGGTTCCCGATATTGCCACCCACGAATACGTCTTTATATTCTTCTGTAAAGATTTCCCCAATAAGAGTCGTAACTGTGGTCTTTCCGTTTGTTCCTGTGATAGCTATTATCGGCTCTTTTATAAATCCAAAGGAAAACTCAAGCTCACCGGTTATTTTTGCTCCTTTCTGTTTAGCCTCTTTTATGACGGGTGTTTTTAGGTCAACACCAGGGCTTACAATCACGAGATCGTTTTCAAGGAAGTCTTCAATTTTGTGACCACCTAGGTGTGCGCGAAAATTAAAATTTTTTAGCTTTTCTAACTCAGATTCGAGCTCTTTTTCGCTCTTTATGTCTGTTACCGTAACTCTCACTCCTTGCATGGCGAGAAATCGAACAAGGGCCACCCCTGTTCTTCCCAACCCGACAACGAGAACTTTTTCTGGTAGCTTTCTACTTCTCATCTCAGTTTCAGCGTACTCAAAGCTATAAGGGCAAGAATAATTGAGATTATCCAGAATCTCACAACTATCTTCTCTTCACTCCAACCTTTTAGTTCGAAATGGTGGTGGATCGGTGCCATCCTAAAAATCCTCTTCTTTTTCCACTTATATGAAATCACCTGGATTATCACCGAGAGTGTCTCCATAACAAAAATCCCACCTGCAATCACAAGGAGTATTTCCTGCTTGATCAGTATGGCTATAACCCCTAAGGCCGCTCCCAACGAGAGTGAACCCGTATCTCCCATGAAGAGTTCCGCAGGGTGTGCGTTATACCACAAGAATCCAATTCCGGCACCTAGCATCGCTCCACAGAGGATCGTAAGCTCCCCAGCTCCTCTCACATAAAAGATCTGAAGGTATTGGGCAAATTTTACGTGGCCTGCTAGATAAGCAAAAAGCATAAATGTTCCGCAAACAATAAGGACCGGTCCTATGGCGAGTCCGTCGAGACCATCCGTTAAATTGACACTATTCGAAGCCCCAACAATTATAAAAACCGAAAGGAGAATGTAAAAAAGGCCAAGATCGGGTGTTATGGTTTTAAAGAATGGTAAAGAAAGACGGGTGTTGAAATCGATTCCGTAGTATATGTAAAGGCTTAATGCCACAGCTATAAGGCACTGTAAGAGAAATTTGGTGTTTCCCCTTATTCCTTTACCAACCGGGTTTTTAAGCTTCATCAAGTCATCGATGAAGCCTATTCCTCCGAAAAGTAAAAGCGCCAAAATGACTATCCAAACGAGTTTATTTCTCAAATCCGCCCAAAGAATTGTCGGAATGATGGTAGAAAGAAGGATAGCGAGCCCTCCCATCGTTGGAGTATCCCTTTTTACCATATGCCTTTCAGGAACGTCTTCCCGTTTTCCGCTTTTAATACGCCAGTGATTGAACTTCTTTATGAGGTAAGGGGTGAGAATGAAGCTTATTACGAGAGCTGTCATAATCGAAAGGAAAGTTCTGAAGGTTATGTATCTAAAGACATTAAAAGCTGATATTGAGTCGTGTAGACCGTAGAGGATTTGAAAGAGCATCAGATAATCTCCTCAACAATCTTGTCCATGTTCAAGGCTCTAGAACCTTTAATTAGTACGCAATCTCCTTCCTTGAGTACTGAGG
It encodes the following:
- a CDS encoding radical SAM protein, yielding MSNLAIHALYETLNNFDEVVCERAFFEKKGDILSVETKRKLNSFEILFFSISYELNYINIVSILKDSGISLRRKERKEDEPIIVGGGITIIANPEPVSDFFDLFILGDVEATIVEFMDLYLKVRGKKRKTIIEELSSFPWVYNPSSLDVKYAKDGTIDSFTPHGFRIQVKYHRGVDLAHSAIVSDSTEFAEMYMIEGTRGCPSRCRFCLMGNVYRFRADKNVALLASKQKFKDIGIIGGGLSFLPDLSSMISQLKAQGKKVHLPSLRIDKVAKDVIENIKDDVKTLTFGLEAGSYSLRKALGKPLSDEEILKRVEEILEIGNFNLKLYFMIGLPGEKKEDIEAIFDLVKRVKHTMVKKMAPKKSISKLTVHISPFVPKAKTPLQWAEMETVDSLEEKIRWLKKKLGKLGGTFFTHESVKYSFIQGVFARGDRRVNSIITRLAEGESLRKIIVESAINPLFYTSRRRKKEEIFPWDFIDTGQPKEELYKEYELYFEMLKET
- the ftsZ gene encoding cell division protein FtsZ — its product is MGKAFYLDESHGFSANLKVVGVGGGGCNALNNMVEAKIKGVEFIAVNTDLKSLSLCKAPIKIQIGSKLTRGLGAGADPEVGRKAALEDIDTITEHLKGADMIFITCGLGGGTGTGASPVIAEVAKELGALTVAIVTKPFAFEGQIRMQQAEKGVIELKQRVDSLITIPNQRLMAIGGKHMSIIQAFYKADEVLMNAVRSISDLIVGSGHIVVDFADVRTIMSEKGMAIMGVGEAQGENRAKEAAQKAIYSPLLEDISINGARGVLINITGSKDMTLYEINEASSMIQEQAHPEAKVIWGLVFDDSMEDRIRITVIATGFEEKMQVKDELKEKIKHAVLFNQDDLPPFIRKNVRVNYPEIKKKTKITDFTDETYDIPTFMRKQAD
- the ftsA gene encoding cell division protein FtsA codes for the protein MMVREDDVIVGVDIGTTKICVIVSKVSDEKLNIVGIGSHPSSGLRKGVVVNMDSTINSIKKAVHEAELMAGIKITHCVASIGGSHIKSFNSNGVVAIRDKEVREDDIVRAIDAAKAVAIPADRQILHVIPQEYIVDDQDGIKDPLGIQGVRLEVKVHIITGSVSAVQNVLKCLRVAGLEVEDIILGQLASSEATLSPEEKEIGVALIDIGGGTSDIAIFANGSIRYTSIIPFGGSNITNDIAIGLRTPLEEAEKIKKKYGCAFSALVGTNETIEVPSVGGRKPRVLMRKTLADIIEPRVEEIGRMIYEEIKKSGTEKVLASGAVLTGGTSNLEGIAELFENVFNDMPVRIGYPQGVGGLVDVINNPIYSTGVGLVLYGYRQLLSKGKKRKSGPRYLMETKNILSRMKRWFIETF
- a CDS encoding FtsQ-type POTRA domain-containing protein — protein: MVFTLFIKEEPILRLKGIKVSGCDQIKEEEIISLVLPKLGKSILNLDTQTIRKALMAHPYVAEVKVKRVYPFYLHIAIREKSPTALWAKPDGTVKIVDEEGRPFRDLMLREKSKLPLIHAENEENLKEGLILLKGWVAQNIVKSDFIAELVYSRKAVRVVTTDSVEILLGREDFEKRLKKALKVMEDAKRRGVLIKCIDARFEKGAIIRERGEG
- a CDS encoding D-alanine--D-alanine ligase; its protein translation is MIEMKRKKIGVLMGGRSSEREISLRSGKAIDSALKMKGYKSEPIDVDKSLPQKLLEKGIEVAYIALHGRWGEDGTVQGLLEIMGIPYTGSGVLGSSISMDKTIMKRLLEAIRVPTPAYKIVRMNEECEFFVPCVVKPANEGSTVGVSFVFDEKDLERAKKTAFMYDRKILIEEYVSGDEITIGIVNGKTLPSIRIKPKSGFYSYEAKYTPGMTEYIIPSGMPKDVEDKAYEYALKIYDIFELSGCVRIDMIVKGDTPYVIDVNTCPGMTETSLVPKAWRHLGGTFEDLVEEVLLAASLKL
- the murB gene encoding UDP-N-acetylmuramate dehydrogenase, whose protein sequence is MVWNIKGTVIENAKMSKYTSMRVGGPVRYLIYPSDFQDLIEVLKILNGEGIEWRILGNGTNVIVSDKGLQGAIIRLTRIRRLSIRRNGDNIKVFVSSGYQLKDLILKMASLNLSGIERLYSIPGTVGGAIKMNAGSFGVSISDAIVSVTCMSASGEIFKLSKRNLNFSYRYSSIPSKTLIIEAEISLKYGDRQRIIGVIDEVLSERIKRHPMDMPSSGSIFKAVRGIPAWTYIEKANLKGLRVGDACVSTKHANFIVNLGRAKAYEVKSLIEKIKKEVYEKEGVELEEEVEFWGFDD
- the murC gene encoding UDP-N-acetylmuramate--L-alanine ligase, whose protein sequence is MKFENQTFHKVKKIHFVGIGGIGMSGLAEVLINLGYSVSGSDIKASELTERLKMLGAKISYGHSKENVKDVDVVVVSSAVGPDNPEIQMAKELSIPVIPRAEMLAELMRMKFGIAVCGAHGKTTTTSLIATILNHAGYDPTCVIGGKLKSIGSNARLGTGRFLVAEADESDGSFLLLSPVVAVATNIDLEHLDYYSGIEEIKKAFENFLNKVPFFGLDVICIDNIHLRSLLSNLKRKYVTYGLSNCADVKAEKIVMDGFNTDFSVIVKGEPIGRVRLSMPGVHNVVNSLAAIATCLELDIPFKTIKEALENFQGIQRRMEIRFSGKIVLIDDYGHHPTEIRATISTLRQICKGRIIVAFQPHRYTRTKALMKEFSTSFEGVDILLVTEIYAASEPKIEGVSGRALAESIKANTKAEVYYVETLDEVTEKILGFVRDGDLVLTLGAGDIYKVADRLKEIWSGI
- the murG gene encoding undecaprenyldiphospho-muramoylpentapeptide beta-N-acetylglucosaminyltransferase, whose protein sequence is MKVIIAAGGTGGHIYPGISIAEKLKEKGAEVLFLGTDKGMEANIVPKYGFRLVTIRTGQFAGKNLGTKAKTLTKVLMGILDCLRIVKKEKANAILGMGGFVSFPCILAGKLVGVDCFLHEQNLTLGLANRILYRGVKKIFLSFEETAKLYSIRNYKYTGNPVRKVIKKATHKKPNGKFRILVFGGSRGAKRINQAMVELLPLIDDRDLFAIYHQTGSEDLEWVREAYLKNSISGEIFSFTEEMGYYLGLSDLVISRAGSSTIFELACTKKPAILVPYPYSAGKHQLKNALYVERLGAAYVIADGELSGEVLYRKLMELSRNPDILKAMGERMGQIYVDDAEERIANEILGLGS